CTACGTCCTTACTCCCATCCTTCTTTCCGTTCCTCTTCTATTTAATATCTGTCTATTTTACTTGTTTAACCACCTACAGGTATGCAAACTAAATCCGTCCACGGTTGTCTGaacttgtttttctcctccacctctcctctctctctctcatttattttattcatctaGCAACGTCTCCGTATGCAATTTTGATCTCTTCTGacccccttctttccttcatcctcctctcttccatttATTTTATTCGTTTAGCAACATCCAGGTATGCGAATTCGATCTCCCTCTCGGCAGGGCAGGTGCTGGTGAACTCCTCCCTCTGGTAGGCGTGGTTTAAATACCGCCACACCCCCGTCATGTCCGCCGGAATCTCAAACCCGCGGTATTTCCTGGCCACAAtctggagacagaaagaagagttGGACAGAAGTTGGTGGCGGCAGGAGGCCCAAACATAAACCCACAATCTGCCTAAATACATTCACTGCCCAAGTACATTTCCTTATCTcttggtttgttttttccctACAGCTCATAAGAAAGCCTAAATTATActaaattaaagctgcactaagcaatttTCCAACCAgaagagggtgacagaaaccgcaacacatttgtaaataaaccacagcaaagctgctgcaCTACGGAAGccccaaaggacaaacctagtgaaggaccgtgcataaaggctaatagctaagctaactgtacctacggagaagtgtctcTGGTTACCAGACTCACTTGAACAAGTTTACGTgcttgcttcatcgattccgccattatgctatttttttttcaggaatgggagggggagagtgccGCTTTTAAaaagtgagggaggagacaagctagttaaaatgaaaagctactgaatggggtGGGAGGAGCTTCGGGTCAGGCcgggttttgacaacaagctttataaaagaggtgaaaacagcaacatagcTGGCTgttgtgtggatattggtttatatcattacgtctcaagtaaatctccacatagcacaagTTAGTTTCAGAATTGGTTATAGGATctgaaattgcttattgcaggtttaaagaataacgctggtgttttctAAGTTAGAGCCAATGGTCTAGGCTTCCCTTCTCCTTTCCATtcttcctgctggtgtctgcacacagtcagcatagttggagatatcaggctcgttttcctcccttcagaagaagccatttgctgccattaatttgtgtacagtatgaaaaacaactacTCATACTACTCAAACTCATACATATTCATTTCTGGGTTTATAGATCATGGTTGGGACAAATACAGTGGCTagcacatttttgcacattttctcttGCTACAAAATTAATtcataatacatttatttggcaTGGATTATCAGTGAtctttctattattattattattattattattattattattattatatattttacagGTTCAGAGTATCCAAAGTTacttttttgtgaaatgagatTGAACTGTTTGTCTGGCCTATCATGCCAAGCCTACCTcaagaaatgtgttttcatcactATTTATTGCAGCATTTCTTTAGCGACAAAACAAATTCCACTACAAGTGAGCGTAAATACTATTTTGCAATGAGGAAATTTTTGCCAATTTAGCCATTTCCATTAAGCCTTTGTATTTCAATACATCATAATTTGAATAGAATACTTGGATGCAAACCCAGCTGTAGTAATAAGTTAGCAGATATGGGTGTTAACTTAATGCCAAAATGTAAAACGTTCCCTTGATAGctagagagatggatagatggtTTGTACTAGAGTATGAACCTTGAGGATGTGTAGTTTAGGCAGCAGGTTGCAGTCGGCCAGGGTGAGTTCAGGTCCGTCTAAGAAGCTTCTGGAAGATTCTGGCAGATCTCCTGTGGCGTCGGCATCGATTTCCTCAGACAGGGGAGTCCTCAGGAATTCATCGAGACGCCGCAGGGACTTCAACAAGGCTTTCTCTAAGGCTGGacagacacagatagatagatagaaacacaggtacagagagaaagagaagcaaacacaaacatatacttAAAAGCGTTCAGGTGGCGTAACaaaccctctggcagccatattggaggttctCAGCTCTTGGCAACATTTGGAGAATAGATTGAAATGCACACCAGTATTAGTGGGGTGCTGGCTCACAAGAACAAAGATTCAAAGTAAAACattgactgcgtttacatggacttgagtatcccggttatgaggcttatcccggttttgatcatattcgggatatggcgtttacatggaacacagagaaatctggttattcatatccccATATACATGAtagtatcccggttactgattactgcattctatttgcgcaggcgcctgtgatgtttacaacacaaaccggcaattttgaaatcgttaatctgatattcctctgtaactgttaaccttaaattaatttgactgtggCTATTGAAAATGAGACCACTTTGGATTATAGCGGGCTATAAGCGGCTATAAGCtatatttagtattttccaccgtgaCCTGACTTGCTCCACTGTATGTGTTGGGAAACTggcgtcctgtagtctgtatactacagacttgaataggtcagcattttgatgctttctcccatctaaactgccaagtatatttaattcttacatcaccgaaagacaaaactcagtttcctcatcgctccagaagtgagaTGCTCTTGTTGccgccattgtttgtgtttttctgttacgTCACTTGGCTGAAGCCGCGCCTGCGCAGGTAGTCAGCAGCGGTTAGAAACCGGGATAAGATGTatacatgcaacagtatccCGGTGTACTCCTgctagcataatcgggtttctcaaaaccgggataagggcttatccaggtttctgaaatcgggatatgatgtttacatgtgcaaacacaaaaacgggatacttcaaaaacccgatcataaccgggatactcaagtcaatgtaaacgcagtcattgTAGCTGCACTCCCATAGCTCCGATGCAGAATTCTTTATTGTCTAAAAAAAAACGTTTCAACAACAACATTTGGCAACAACAACTGACTTAATTTCTGAACTTACAACTTGGTGCAACAATACGGAATAGACATGATTCATTTCTGTACTGATGATTttatgtttagataatgtcagcttgttagctagctagctagtatcTGGTTAGCTGTCACCACtgcttgttgtaaacacatatgcacactagctaatgttatgtaGTTAGTTTTAGTTGgttttagttagttagtcagtttaacattaacattagtgctaaattagctaacaaggccaaaaaccaacagtttgttcaggttaactgagctgactcttctcaagctacaactcagagtgttttagagtagagactagggctaaagacaagacagtttactgtgtcacagtaagtAAAATCGAAAGTCTGATGTAGGTTAACAttaggaaacaaatctacctcatcAGACTTTCGATTTTACTTAAAATAGTACAACAACCACaccaaaaaaaatccttttcagataactctttttctagcctggttgttctATATTTAGAAATTATTTGCACACAACAAATTTTCCAATGTAcgtccatgatggcaccagccgTGGTTGCTAGGAAATATCTGATGTAACTGCTAAGCCTCTATAGGGGCTTTCTCTGGATCTACAAAGAGATATacacattttcactttaataAGTTCAAAATTTTAACTGGACGGCCGTATCAGTTGCCTAAAAGCTGCCTAAAAATTCCAAACcaattacaaatattcagtttttcccccagaatttcattgaaacccaggacaataataataatggaaacTTAATGccaaatatttttcaatatctgaACACTGAGGAAACTGCTCTTCCTGAATTAACTGAATTGAAGGCAGTCGTCACACGTaggtacacacaaacatacacacacacacacacacacacacacacactcaccgtcGTTGGTGTCTTTCCTGGGGTTTTTGATGTAAGCTGAGAACTTAGCGAAGACGTCGATGCCGGCTGTGTTGGATTCACGATGTTTGGTAGCCAGTCTGGGGTAGCTGGGGTTAAAGAGACATAAGAGAAGTCATATCCGCAAAAAGTCCACTTTTCAGGAATTTAGTGAATCAGCTGTTGCCCatgtattttgacattttataatgcattatcaATGGTCTGGCTTAGACTTTGAGTCCTCTACAAGTACGAAAATCATGTTGAAAATCAATGAACAGGAAAATTAAGCTATCCAATTTGAGTTTGACCAATGTGGATTTTTGAAGACTGATCCcaatgtttttggattgaagctggcAATAGCAGATATTTTcaatttctttaaatttgaccattttcatgttaaaaaatGATATCTAAAtctaagtattcagtgtttcctccagaattgtattcttgttagagtggaaaagcctctgaaacaacatttagaccatgggactatgtgtgtatttctgtaccGGGGTGGTGTCAGTTTATCCTCCAGGAACTCCTCTATCTTATTGACGTCGACCTTGACCTCCCCATTAAAGGTGACAAAGGGAGGGTTGGTTCCTGGAGCGAGGTCCTGCAGGTCAGCCGGCTTCCTGcccagtgcaaacacacaaagcaacatttacacattcacaaaacacatGCGGTTTTTTATCATAgccattatgtttttttatcattgacCCTCTTCTGTATTAAGAAAAAGAGTGACTTGATTTTATCCACTTAACCACAATTTCAAGACATTATGAgaataaaattaattaaaatagaaTCAACTCCACTCtgactgttactgtctgttctagGTCTGTATAACTAAAAAATGAATAGTTCAAATATTTTAGTTTGGAAATTTATCGTTTAGACActaataagacaaaaaaaatgtaaatgcactgGCTAATTGCATACATTTAAAGTCATTCATTCTATTCATTTTAGCTCAATTTGAGTCAATTTCTTAAATGATAATACTTCATTTAATGCAATTTCATGAATGGCAATACTTTGAATACTCAGATTTGAGTATGTCATATAACTGAAACCTTACAAAATAGATCAAATACTTTCTGAatgtatattctattttattctattctattctatgccaTCAGAAAATTTTAGAACATTCACTGCTTCTCATAGCTGGAAATGAGGGGAAAATCACTGGCAATGTTTATCAAACTATCATAATTCATTTGGATCATTGAGTTAgtctgaatatgaatatgaatttaaatatatatctataaatatattacatattatgCCTCTGTGAGTGAAAACAGTAAAAAGTTTGATGCTTACCacattattttgtttacatttttatttcaaactattgtttttttagtttaaaTTTTCAATCTTATGTTTCCACATATGTTCACAAACTTGacagctgtagtgtgtgtgtgtgtgtgtgtgtacacagtacGTTACCGCTTGAGGTCTACAGTGGTGACGTTGAAGATGACTCCCTTAAGCCACAGGATCATAAACAGTCTCTGGGAGAATGGACAGTTACCAATGCTCTCCCCATCACTTCCcgcctacgcacacacacacacacacacacacatacacacacacacacacacacatacgtaaacggacaaagagacacaccaagaaagagagagaaaatgagagtaCATTAGATCAATCTTAAAGTGAGCGCAACTGACGCATATAACCTACAAAATAGTATTAAGTCAGTatataataaaacatttatgaaaCAATCTTGATCCATAATGTCATATCTGTAGCCATGTAGGTTCTGCTGAGAAgttggtttgtttttcatttttctgggATTTAATCAGCAATAAACtttaaaatgatgcacaatGACCAGACCTAGGCCTAGGTTTTgcaattttgattattttttagaTCTGATGAGTATTTtgggtataaaaaaaaacatgctacaaagaaaaaaaaaatcaaaatttacttttttgtatttttatggtATGTCCTGTGTAGTGATCATCAGGTCTCCACTGAACAGAACAAGAAAATACATACAGAGTTTTGCATTgaaatgttttgtctttgttacTCTCAGAATTCATTCTTGTTTTGATAAAGAAGTGTAACTTTGCACCTTATGTATCTCACAAAGGCTTTGTCTCAtagcatgaaattaaaaagtgcaaactCCTTGGCCTTTTCTGTGCCAGTTTTTACATTGATTTCATATAATCACATGAAACAGAATATTCTATGAATTTCATAGCCTATTGCTGATGAATGGTACTTCAGATGGCGACTTCACTGACAAGAACGACAGTCCATccacacacagtccatctcaaactgtaaggaagcttctGTGCTCaatttcatgagaagatcgttctctccacgacaacttgggaagaacacaagtatcgacttggcgttCTTGGATTTAGGTTACATTAAAGCATGGCATGCATGGAGTTTGCGAAAGAGACCAGAGACTGATGTCTTCTACAGTCGACAAAAATGAATTGACGGGTCTCAAGAGGCTACACTACATTACGTCTCCCCAAAAATCCCTATAATATGAAGATGAATAAACAATTAATTCCACTTGCAATTTGAAATTGATTTGTCTGTTATGTTCTGTTTTGGTGTGGGGACACTACAAGCATGGTGGTGAGCTGCCCAAACAGATTTGGTTGCCTGACACAACCCTGACATTGGATCTTCTGGAGTTCAGAAAACCTGTTTTTATCAACAATCATAAGCTAACAGGATTGCTAACCCTCCTGACTTAGAACGGCCCATTCAGCGGTTcagaagccttttttttttaatcaacaaTCATAAGCTAACAGGATGGCTAACTCTGCTGGCTTAGAACGTCCCATTCAGCGGTtcagaaaccttttttttttatcaacaatCATAAGCTAACAGGATGGCTAACTctgctggcttgaaacagcccatccaccagttcagaaaccaaaaagtttaaatatgtaaaatagTTAAACCAGCAGTAGGGCCAGAAAGTTAGCCAGTACCAAATCTGTTTGGGCGCCTTACCCCATGCTAGCAGTGTACCCATAGCAAATCAGACTGTGAACAAACCATAAAAGACAAATGGAAAAGGaaattaataaaaggaaaagTAATCCATAAATAACTGATAAACATTCAGTTTACATTGCTCTAAGCAATCCAATGGATTGAAATTTCAAGCATGTAGTCTGTAGTATGTAAAAGATTATATTTTAAACATAACTTCCCAACCCTGCACtctgaaacaaaacattttgtaaggttaaaaaatacaattctgtAACAATTTTCCTAATTGGTTTAGGTAATTCTAACTGAAATGAAGTAGGATCATTTATAAGACTGACTCAAATCCAGCTAAAATAATTCGAATGAATGACTTTAATGGCATTGTAGTGTCTAAATGACAAATTtccatcaaatcaaattaaactaTAGGCTACATTATCTAGCTACATTTATCCAATAACATTCACTCAGATACTTTAACAGATATTAAACCAGTGTCTTTTCttgaaattgtgtttatttggaTAAAATCAACTTAATAATTTTCCTAATACCAAAGAgggtcagtgtttttttttaggtgtgCCCATCTCTTACCTTGACAAACAACTCAATGGTAGGGAAGCCCAACTTTTTAGCTGCAATGTCGAACCAGGCCATGGTGACCGATCCAGTTCAACAGAAAGACTTGGATATTTTTCCCAGAATTATTTCTTAGTACTCACAACACGTATATCTCTCTCAAGTTAATATGCGTCATCGATAAGCTGATCAACGATTAGTACACCTGATAAACATGTATTCTTCATGATGTGACAAACAAGTCCTCTTAACTGCgaaaaaaaactgtttgatTTCCTATCTGGTCTTGAAAGACAGCTGCAACAAAACCAAAAGTTTTAAACTCAGGCCAGATGTAATACAATCCACCGTTATTCCAGTCAGTTTAGTCCATAACTGCGGTTCTGTAAGCCACTATAAACTGTCTGCTGTCCGCCACCAACCAGATCCATGTCTGTCactatgtgtctgtctgtctgtctgtatatttgGTTGAATGACTGATTACTGTCTGTCTATCGGACTGCCTGACTATTcctctgactggctggttgtctgttttttttctggtttctATGGTATGTGAgtgtctcctccacacacaATCCCTCTTTGTTGGAGCAAATATTAAACTCagtctcaagtgtgtgtgtgtgcgtgtgtgtgtgtgtgtgtgtgtggatatttaAAGGCCAGCATcgatgctgttgtttttttggattgaatctgattttttgtgccagtattcaatatcGAGACATAGAGACCCGCATTGCCTTCTTTTAAGGTCATGTTACATGGAAAGATTTTGAGACAATGTAGATGGATAATACGTTTTTCCTTTTACATtgctggaaaaacacacacactcac
The window above is part of the Centroberyx gerrardi isolate f3 chromosome 21, fCenGer3.hap1.cur.20231027, whole genome shotgun sequence genome. Proteins encoded here:
- the LOC139919756 gene encoding chloride intracellular channel protein 5; protein product: MAWFDIAAKKLGFPTIELFVKAGSDGESIGNCPFSQRLFMILWLKGVIFNVTTVDLKRKPADLQDLAPGTNPPFVTFNGEVKVDVNKIEEFLEDKLTPPRYPRLATKHRESNTAGIDVFAKFSAYIKNPRKDTNDALEKALLKSLRRLDEFLRTPLSEEIDADATGDLPESSRSFLDGPELTLADCNLLPKLHILKIVARKYRGFEIPADMTGVWRYLNHAYQREEFTSTCPAEREIEFAYLDVAKRIK